Within Spinacia oleracea cultivar Varoflay chromosome 4, BTI_SOV_V1, whole genome shotgun sequence, the genomic segment AGGGAATTGTGTGGAGTTTTTGTCTATTGGAGCAGTAAATGAGAGGTCTCAAGTGAACATCTAGATGCATGTCATGCATCCACAGCCACTTCGAAAAATGTGCTTTTCTTCACTAATTTTTGTTATCGTTCAATGCTTAGAAAAGTAGTAATGAAAATCTGTAAAGGAAAAAAATAGGAGTACATGTGCAGATTTGGTTACGTATTATATAAGCCACACCAAAATTTCATGTGTAAATTCGTTAATTCTGTGCTCTACGCCTCTACATCTTATTTTGTGCATATACTGTGAGTATTAAAGCAAGGGTGAAACAAGTACAAAGAGCTACACTCCTTAAACCCATGAGCGATTGGAAATAAAGCATAAAAGTTTGTTCGTGTCAACCTTTAACTACCACACCAGTAAAAGTACATGGAAATCACCCAACAAAAAAACTAGAAATGCAAAATTTTAAATCATAATACATGTGTCAACATGCTACACCATGTAAACAAAAGAGAATTTCAGTAACTATGCATTCTAATCAAATCCTTGTAGTACTCAGTAGGGTTGGGAACTGCTAACCTGCTTCTTAGAAAATCATGTCGATGACTGATGAAAGCATGAATGATAGACAAGGAAAGATCTTCACTTCACAAATGGTACACCAGACGGGACCCTTTGAGCATACTCTTCATATTCATCATCAAAAAACTGTCTCAAGAAAAATTCTTCATATGGTATGCGTCCAGCAAAGAACTTCCAAACAACCACAGCAAATGCTAGGGTACAAATGGGATTCAACAGCATAATCTGAGTGCCAACTGACCAGATGAAAAAGCCGCAATAACCTGGATGCCTCAAAAATCCATAAATTCCGTGAGTTATTAGTCTGTGTTGCTCCTCATGACGGGTTTTAATCAAATGTGTGAAAGCATGACCAGCTGTTACCATTGCCACTTTCCGTATCGTTTCTCCAAAGACAACCATGAAAAGGCCTGAGTTGCTTACCCACCAATACTCTTTCAATCCGGGAAAAAAGGTGATTTCAAGCCAGTACTCAAGCAACGAGCATatcattgccacaacataatttTTGCTGATCAAAAGAGATTTCAGAGTCACATTTGATCTCCCTTGACTACAGACGGCTAGAATATACTCCGAaacatgaaaaaaaattatagcaACAATAAATTGAGATAGTTGTCTGCACGAAGTGTCACTGAAGAGTTCGCTCATTTTCCGAAAAGATGGTGAAGTAACAATCGCCAATGACAGGCCTTATCAGAACTACTCATTAAGCCATGTCAATGCTTTTGCAATTTGACTTGACTACTTGTCTCAGATCTGGGACATATTGGCAGAACTCTCACGTAAAGACTGAAAGCTGGGTCTGCATCTCATGCCCAGATCATACCTGAATAACAAAAGAGTGATCCTCGTTAGGATACCAACCCGAGTCCAATAGATTCcaaagttcatcaaaggttaGGCATGCATGTGGAGGCATCAATCATGTGGTATGTGGATATAAAAGCATCCCGCAAAAGTTCAAGAGTACACAACCACCAGCAAGTTACATCACAACGATAAGCCATTGAAACCCAGTATCCAGCGTCACATAGTAAACATTTGCTTTACAGGAAAAGGCTATGCATAGGATGTAATGTAAACCATCAGAAACCTACTACATGACACAAACAGGTCCTCTTGGAATCAATCTATATCCGTAAATGATACGGATCCTTATCAGTCTGACTAATTCTACCTCAGCTCTCTATTCTCCTTCTTTATACAATGTCATCCTACTTTCCTTGACTTCTCCCTTCTGGCTATTCATGCTTCTTGGGTTGCAGGATGAAGGAGTCCCAAACCGAAAAAAGCAAGCAAAACTACTGGTGGTTCAAAGTCCTTCATCCCATAGAACCTTCAATCACATTTTCCTAACAACCTTATGCTAGCTTATAAATATATACAGTATGCAACACCAATATCTCCAATGCCAACACGAGATTGCCGGTCACGAAAGCCGAATGATGATTCATGAAACCACTATCAAACATGAGAAAAATTCTTTTCATTGTATCAGATTTCCTCATTTCCATTCCACCCCATTTAACACATTATTTCCTGAACAATCTCTTCCTACATCAACAATCCCccaacaaaaatcaaaagaacccAAATGGAAAATTATCCATAAAGACGGGTTTAATTCCCCAGTTGACCCAAAACATGGATCAAATTTCAACTAAGAAGCCCGCTGATTCTTAAAGTCCCATTCTTTCAGCAATTCAATAAACTTTTAACGAAAAATAACTCATTAATTCATACAATCTTCAATCTAAGTACCCAGATTAAGGAAAACCCAATacagaaaaacaaaataattgCAAATAGTGAAGCATCACAATGAATCAGACAATTAATTCCAGATTATATTAGTTTCATGAATGttcaaagaaaacaaa encodes:
- the LOC110776824 gene encoding protein-S-isoprenylcysteine O-methyltransferase A-like, translating into MSELFSDTSCRQLSQFIVAIIFFHVSEYILAVCSQGRSNVTLKSLLISKNYVVAMICSLLEYWLEITFFPGLKEYWWVSNSGLFMVVFGETIRKVAMVTAGHAFTHLIKTRHEEQHRLITHGIYGFLRHPGYCGFFIWSVGTQIMLLNPICTLAFAVVVWKFFAGRIPYEEFFLRQFFDDEYEEYAQRVPSGVPFVK